One Deltaproteobacteria bacterium genomic window carries:
- a CDS encoding thiamine pyrophosphate-binding protein, protein MKKIIDQISRRRFLGLVSGATAFFSAGGLLTLPRPNSSKSGMAYAASFPEYDIADLKSDTPHGGQLVAHALKREGVKYLFGLCGGHINPIFDGCLDEGIKVIGTRHEQAAAHMAEAWSLVTGEMGVCAVTAGPGLTDALTGVANAYENRVPMLILGGHSDLKDNDIGSLQDINQINLYESITKWARVCHKTDRIPEYIATAYRHALSGRPGPVYLELPQDILKAKVSKSSVKFPKNYRTLEKPSGSSRALQAAADIIEQSKRPLIIAGTGCRFSKAGDAIAAFAEHRGIPVITREGGRGIIPDSHPLSLGPSCGIWGPIGIADTIILLGSRLNFQLGYGKYFSKSAKIIQVDTDSTNIGFNRGADVGIIGDIKQVLEDLKRIIPNNPDRQWARRSKTRVKATEKWMHGRTRFGGTPIHPKILAEGVRDVAGSEASYVVDGGWVGMWGGETLPAERPGECIGVQTGPMGCLGVGVPYALAMKMVHPDRPVILFTGDGSFGFTAVEIDTAVRYNIPIVCVVANDQAWGMIKSAQAYHYGPNRIVGTELGLVRYDKWVESFGGHGEFVENPSEIKPAIERAIKSGKPACVNVLVRTAPHRI, encoded by the coding sequence ATGAAAAAAATTATAGATCAAATCAGCCGAAGAAGGTTTCTGGGTCTTGTTAGCGGCGCTACGGCTTTTTTTTCAGCCGGAGGGTTGTTGACGCTTCCACGACCAAACTCCTCAAAATCAGGTATGGCCTACGCCGCTTCATTCCCCGAATATGATATTGCCGACCTGAAATCGGATACCCCGCATGGTGGCCAGCTGGTGGCCCACGCACTAAAGAGGGAGGGCGTAAAGTACCTTTTCGGCCTCTGCGGAGGACATATCAACCCCATCTTTGACGGGTGCCTGGATGAGGGAATCAAAGTTATTGGAACGCGTCACGAACAGGCCGCAGCACATATGGCTGAAGCATGGTCCCTGGTTACCGGTGAGATGGGGGTTTGCGCTGTCACGGCCGGACCGGGCCTTACCGATGCCCTTACCGGCGTGGCCAACGCCTATGAAAACCGAGTTCCCATGCTGATTCTGGGCGGACATAGTGATCTGAAGGACAATGACATCGGGTCTTTACAGGATATCAATCAGATAAATCTTTACGAATCAATTACCAAGTGGGCACGCGTCTGTCATAAAACCGACCGGATCCCGGAATATATCGCCACAGCCTACCGGCACGCCCTGAGTGGAAGGCCCGGACCGGTCTACCTGGAACTGCCCCAGGATATTCTTAAAGCGAAAGTAAGCAAATCCAGCGTGAAATTCCCCAAGAACTACCGGACTCTTGAAAAACCGAGCGGCAGTTCCCGTGCCCTCCAGGCGGCCGCGGATATCATTGAGCAATCGAAGCGTCCTTTGATAATTGCTGGAACCGGCTGCCGATTTTCAAAGGCAGGTGATGCCATAGCCGCTTTTGCCGAACACAGGGGAATCCCAGTCATCACACGAGAAGGCGGGCGCGGCATTATACCGGATTCACATCCTCTTTCCCTTGGCCCCTCCTGCGGAATATGGGGCCCCATAGGAATAGCCGATACCATAATTCTTCTCGGTTCACGGCTGAATTTTCAGCTTGGCTATGGGAAATATTTCTCAAAATCCGCCAAGATCATACAAGTGGATACCGATTCAACAAATATAGGCTTCAATCGGGGTGCTGATGTTGGGATCATTGGCGATATCAAACAGGTCCTGGAGGACCTGAAAAGAATAATACCGAACAATCCGGATCGTCAATGGGCCAGGCGATCAAAAACAAGAGTGAAGGCGACGGAAAAATGGATGCATGGCCGCACCCGGTTTGGAGGAACACCGATCCATCCCAAGATACTGGCCGAAGGAGTTCGTGACGTGGCCGGTAGTGAAGCCTCGTATGTCGTGGATGGCGGATGGGTAGGCATGTGGGGCGGTGAAACCCTGCCCGCGGAGCGGCCGGGCGAATGTATTGGTGTTCAAACAGGACCGATGGGATGCCTGGGGGTTGGCGTACCGTATGCGCTGGCCATGAAGATGGTTCATCCAGACCGCCCGGTGATCCTGTTTACCGGTGACGGCTCCTTTGGCTTTACGGCCGTCGAGATAGACACGGCCGTCCGTTATAATATCCCCATCGTATGCGTCGTAGCAAACGATCAGGCCTGGGGAATGATTAAGAGCGCTCAGGCTTATCATTATGGTCCAAATCGAATTGTCGGTACGGAATTGGGGCTTGTACGTTATGATAAATGGGTTGAAAGTTTTGGCGGCCATGGCGAATTTGTAGAAAATCCAAGCGAGATCAAACCAGCTATTGAAAGGGCCATAAAGTCGGGTAAACCGGCTTGTGTTAACGTCCTTGTAAGAACAGCCCCTCACAGAATATGA
- a CDS encoding 4Fe-4S binding protein, whose amino-acid sequence MLSLHFPRSVVSRPIVCNLVKQFDLTFNILSAVIYPHQEGRLVLELSGQRKDVSQGVRYLKKTGVRVENVGQEILRNDNVCYQCGTCISVCPTGALWIKRPDMEVVFEPEKCSACELCVSVCPPRAMSVKFNSMKVL is encoded by the coding sequence ATGCTCAGCTTACATTTTCCCAGATCGGTTGTCAGCAGACCCATTGTCTGCAACCTGGTGAAGCAGTTTGATTTAACCTTTAACATCCTCTCCGCGGTAATTTATCCGCACCAGGAAGGACGCCTGGTGCTGGAGCTTTCCGGGCAGCGGAAAGACGTTAGTCAGGGGGTGCGTTACCTCAAGAAGACGGGTGTTAGGGTCGAGAACGTCGGCCAGGAAATTCTTCGGAACGATAATGTCTGTTACCAGTGCGGGACCTGTATCTCGGTCTGTCCGACCGGCGCTCTGTGGATAAAACGGCCGGACATGGAAGTTGTTTTTGAACCGGAGAAATGCAGCGCCTGTGAGCTTTGTGTATCTGTTTGCCCGCCGCGAGCTATGTCGGTCAAGTTTAACAGTATGAAAGTGCTTTAG
- a CDS encoding MBL fold metallo-hydrolase: protein MDSPFLPKDGKKWADLTKERTGKDIAYVINTDHHYDHLMGNVFLTNNIICHTTAAKGMGYLRNKPALKAVIKDAFPDVLPKYESDIDQLIIVTPHITFERKLTLDMGNATIVLEFVGGHSPATIIIYFAEERVLFTGDNVEGQFPFFGQAHFGKWKEALKKMLSMDIDVVVPGHGSVGGKEMVENYLAFFQELEGEVKDFQRQGLTIDEMVVRSKTINFFPNEETGAQDLAGSWIGAQYKSAAKAVLGEA from the coding sequence GTGGATAGCCCATTTTTACCTAAGGATGGCAAAAAATGGGCTGACCTTACCAAAGAGCGAACAGGTAAGGACATAGCTTATGTCATCAATACGGATCACCATTATGACCATTTGATGGGAAACGTATTTTTAACCAATAATATTATCTGCCATACCACAGCGGCCAAAGGCATGGGTTACCTCAGAAATAAACCGGCCCTGAAAGCAGTAATCAAGGATGCATTCCCCGATGTACTCCCAAAATATGAATCCGACATTGATCAACTTATCATTGTTACACCACACATTACATTTGAAAGAAAGCTTACACTGGATATGGGGAATGCCACGATTGTTCTCGAATTCGTCGGCGGACATTCGCCTGCCACTATAATAATTTATTTTGCCGAAGAAAGGGTTTTGTTTACCGGAGATAATGTCGAAGGGCAATTCCCCTTTTTTGGGCAGGCCCATTTTGGGAAATGGAAGGAAGCCCTCAAGAAAATGCTTTCAATGGATATTGATGTAGTAGTTCCTGGGCACGGTTCGGTGGGTGGAAAAGAAATGGTTGAAAACTATCTCGCCTTTTTTCAGGAGCTGGAAGGTGAGGTGAAGGATTTCCAGCGCCAAGGGCTCACGATTGATGAAATGGTAGTAAGGAGTAAAACCATTAACTTTTTCCCAAATGAAGAAACCGGAGCCCAGGACCTTGCCGGATCCTGGATAGGAGCCCAGTATAAGTCAGCCGCAAAAGCAGTACTGGGAGAGGCCTAA
- a CDS encoding plasmid pRiA4b ORF-3 family protein: METDNSQVYQFKVTLNGIRPPIWRRIQVPAEYTFWDLHVAIQDAMGWFDSHLHDFKITNLSTGHYEKFGIPIEDDIDFGEEPPTKPGWEHYIADYFSLENSKAIYEYDFGDGWEHTVLLEKIISRDEKKIYPICLDGKRACPPEDCGGVWGYENLLEIIADPNHEDYDTWIEWLGEDFDPEFFDAKLVEFDDPTERWKFAFEESDELLH; encoded by the coding sequence ATGGAGACTGATAATTCTCAAGTATATCAATTCAAGGTGACTTTGAACGGTATTCGTCCACCAATCTGGCGGAGAATTCAGGTTCCAGCCGAATATACGTTTTGGGACCTTCACGTTGCTATTCAGGATGCGATGGGATGGTTTGATAGTCATTTGCACGATTTCAAGATAACTAATCTCTCCACCGGACACTATGAAAAATTCGGAATCCCGATTGAGGACGATATAGATTTTGGAGAGGAACCTCCAACCAAACCAGGTTGGGAGCACTATATTGCCGATTATTTTTCTCTGGAAAATTCAAAAGCAATTTACGAATACGACTTTGGTGATGGTTGGGAGCACACTGTTCTATTAGAAAAAATCATTTCGAGGGATGAAAAAAAAATATACCCCATATGCTTGGACGGAAAACGAGCCTGTCCACCCGAGGACTGCGGAGGCGTCTGGGGATACGAAAATCTTCTTGAAATTATTGCCGATCCAAATCATGAAGATTATGACACATGGATAGAATGGCTCGGTGAAGATTTCGACCCGGAATTCTTTGATGCAAAATTGGTCGAATTTGATGATCCTACCGAAAGATGGAAATTTGCCTTTGAAGAATCAGACGAGTTGTTACATTGA
- a CDS encoding response regulator: protein MPADTNMKILIVDDFSTMRRILKNILRQLNFNDIVEADDGSTAVDILKKEKIDLIISDWDMPKMTGIELLRHVRQSEGIHDTPFLMVTAEAQQDNIIEAVKAKVSNYVVKPFTTETLSDKINKIFS, encoded by the coding sequence ATGCCAGCTGACACGAATATGAAAATATTGATTGTTGATGATTTCTCCACCATGCGGCGGATTCTTAAGAATATTCTTCGCCAGCTCAATTTCAATGATATCGTGGAAGCAGATGATGGTTCCACAGCGGTTGATATCCTGAAAAAGGAGAAAATAGACCTGATTATTTCCGACTGGGACATGCCAAAGATGACCGGTATCGAACTTCTGCGCCATGTTCGCCAGAGTGAAGGAATTCATGACACCCCTTTCCTCATGGTTACTGCCGAAGCCCAGCAGGATAACATCATTGAAGCAGTGAAAGCCAAGGTCAGCAATTATGTGGTCAAGCCTTTCACCACTGAGACGCTGAGTGACAAAATCAATAAAATTTTTTCCTGA
- a CDS encoding HU family DNA-binding protein: MNKSDLINEAAKILNTKKEAETVVNCVLSSIKEAVVNEEKVALADFGSFDVKIRKARKGRNPQTGEEIQIAEKKVIQFRPAKSWGDEVNNR; the protein is encoded by the coding sequence ATGAATAAGAGTGATTTAATTAACGAGGCGGCCAAGATTTTAAATACCAAAAAAGAGGCTGAGACTGTGGTCAACTGTGTTCTTTCCAGTATAAAAGAGGCCGTAGTAAACGAAGAAAAGGTCGCTTTGGCTGATTTTGGTAGTTTTGACGTCAAGATAAGGAAGGCCAGGAAGGGTAGGAATCCTCAGACCGGGGAGGAAATTCAAATCGCAGAGAAGAAAGTCATCCAATTCCGCCCGGCAAAATCCTGGGGAGATGAGGTAAATAACAGATAG
- a CDS encoding pyridoxal phosphate-dependent aminotransferase, translating into MIVADKIQGFIQRSSWIREMFEAGARLRAEIGPENVFDFSLGNPDVEPPAEFKTALKALAVDETPGLHGYMSNAGLVETRTAVAEYLSDEFELSFSADDVIMTVGAGGGLNVALKTVLDPGDEVIVISPYFVEYNFYVDNHGGVIKVVDSNPDFTLNIDNIEAAVSDKTRAVLINSPNNPTGVVYPEENLRELSALLTRVTSKVERPVFLISDEPYRKIVYDETAVPSVFTHYEYVLCVTSYSKDLSLPGERIGFLTVHPNVSDKQLLTGGLILNNRILGFVNAPALMQRAVAGLQGQCVDIGIYKRRRDIFVKGLKDSGYELIVPQGAFYLFPRSPIEDDVAFTQAMQEENILIVPGSGFGKPGYFRLAYCVDEKIIEKALPGFKRVRDRLK; encoded by the coding sequence ATGATAGTAGCTGATAAAATTCAGGGGTTTATCCAGAGGTCATCATGGATACGAGAAATGTTTGAGGCCGGGGCTCGATTACGAGCTGAGATCGGTCCGGAAAATGTGTTTGACTTTTCTTTAGGAAACCCGGATGTGGAACCGCCGGCTGAATTTAAAACCGCCTTAAAAGCATTGGCCGTGGACGAAACACCAGGACTCCATGGTTATATGTCAAACGCTGGATTGGTTGAAACCAGAACCGCTGTTGCAGAATACCTGAGCGATGAATTCGAGTTAAGCTTTTCTGCAGATGATGTTATCATGACCGTGGGCGCAGGCGGCGGCCTGAATGTCGCCCTCAAAACGGTGCTTGACCCAGGTGATGAAGTTATTGTTATCAGCCCCTATTTTGTGGAATATAATTTCTATGTGGACAACCACGGCGGCGTGATAAAGGTGGTGGACAGCAATCCTGACTTTACACTCAATATTGACAATATCGAAGCTGCTGTTTCCGATAAGACCCGGGCCGTGCTGATCAACTCGCCCAACAATCCTACTGGTGTGGTTTATCCAGAGGAAAACCTGCGCGAACTGAGCGCTCTCCTAACCAGGGTCACTTCTAAGGTTGAGCGGCCTGTGTTCCTTATTTCAGACGAGCCTTACCGTAAAATAGTTTATGATGAGACTGCGGTGCCGAGTGTCTTTACTCATTATGAGTATGTTCTTTGTGTGACATCCTATTCAAAAGACCTGTCTCTGCCTGGTGAGCGGATCGGGTTTTTAACTGTGCATCCCAACGTTTCGGATAAGCAGCTGCTTACTGGTGGCTTAATTCTGAATAACCGCATTTTGGGTTTTGTGAACGCCCCGGCCTTAATGCAGCGCGCCGTGGCCGGTCTTCAGGGACAATGTGTGGATATCGGGATCTATAAAAGGCGGCGGGACATCTTTGTTAAAGGGTTAAAAGATAGCGGGTATGAGTTGATTGTACCTCAGGGGGCTTTTTATCTTTTTCCCCGTTCTCCGATAGAAGACGATGTTGCCTTCACACAAGCGATGCAAGAGGAAAATATCTTGATTGTTCCTGGGTCGGGATTTGGAAAACCTGGATATTTCCGCCTGGCTTACTGTGTTGATGAAAAAATAATTGAAAAGGCCTTGCCTGGATTTAAGCGCGTCCGGGACAGGCTTAAGTAA